Below is a genomic region from Candidatus Rokuibacteriota bacterium.
GTCCTCACCGGCATCGAGATCTCGCCGTACGTCGTCGAAGGCCGCACGCCCGAGGCCGCCGTCTTTCCCGGCTCCGCCGACGAGGTGCGTGCCGTGGTCGAGGCGGCGGCCACCAGCGACACGCCCATCGTGCCGTGGGGCGGCGGCACCGCCGCGCTCGTCGGCACGCCCGCCGCGCGCTCCGGCATCGTCCTCGGCCTCGGCCGCCTCGCGCGGCTCGTCGAGCACGAGCC
It encodes:
- a CDS encoding FAD-binding protein → MAGAPLETFRGIVGPANVLTGIEISPYVVEGRTPEAAVFPGSADEVRAVVEAAATSDTPIVPWGGGTAALVGTPAARSGIVLGLGRLARLVEHEP